A region of Bacillus cabrialesii DNA encodes the following proteins:
- the cshB gene encoding DEAD-box ATP-dependent RNA helicase CshB yields the protein MKETKFELYELKPFIIDAVHRLGFYEPTDIQKRLIPAVLKKESVIGQSQTGTGKTHAYLLPLLNKIDPAKDVVQVVITAPTRELANQIHHEALKITQGEEGSQIRSKCFIGGTDKQKSIDKLKTQPHLVVGTPGRIADLIKEQALSVHKAESLVIDEADLMLDMGFIADVDYIGSRMPEDLQMLVFSATIPEKLKPFLKKYMDNPKYAHVEPKQVTAAKIEHILIPSKHRDKDKLLFDIMSNLNPYLGIVFANTKNTADHIAQYLTGKGMKIGLLHGGLTPRERKKVMKQINDLEFTYVIATDLAARGIDIKGVSHVINYELPDDLDFYVHRVGRTARAGSSGQAMTIYELSDEDSLARLEKMGIEFDYLELEKGEWKKGDDRQRRKKRKKTPNEADEIAHRLVKKPKKVKPGYKKKMSYEMEKIKKKQRRNQSKKRK from the coding sequence ATGAAAGAAACGAAATTTGAACTTTATGAATTGAAACCGTTTATTATAGATGCAGTGCACCGCCTTGGTTTTTACGAACCGACTGATATTCAGAAAAGGCTGATTCCTGCAGTGTTAAAAAAAGAAAGCGTCATCGGCCAGTCTCAGACGGGAACCGGAAAGACGCACGCTTATTTACTGCCATTATTAAACAAAATCGATCCTGCTAAGGACGTCGTTCAGGTTGTCATTACGGCTCCGACAAGAGAGCTTGCCAACCAGATTCATCATGAAGCGCTTAAAATTACTCAAGGTGAAGAAGGCAGTCAGATTCGCTCGAAATGTTTTATCGGAGGCACAGATAAACAAAAGTCGATTGATAAACTGAAAACACAGCCGCATCTTGTCGTTGGTACGCCAGGACGTATTGCCGATTTAATCAAAGAGCAGGCGTTAAGTGTTCATAAAGCGGAATCTCTCGTCATTGATGAAGCCGATTTAATGCTGGATATGGGATTCATTGCAGATGTAGATTACATCGGCTCCCGTATGCCAGAGGATCTGCAGATGCTTGTGTTCTCTGCGACCATTCCCGAAAAGCTGAAACCATTTTTGAAAAAATATATGGATAATCCGAAATACGCCCACGTGGAGCCAAAACAGGTGACTGCTGCGAAGATCGAGCATATTCTCATTCCTTCGAAACATCGTGACAAGGACAAGCTCCTATTTGACATCATGTCTAATCTGAATCCATATCTCGGCATTGTGTTTGCCAATACGAAAAACACTGCTGATCATATCGCTCAATATCTGACTGGAAAAGGCATGAAAATCGGACTGCTGCATGGCGGATTAACGCCTCGTGAGCGGAAGAAAGTCATGAAGCAGATCAATGATCTGGAATTCACGTATGTCATTGCAACTGATCTTGCTGCTAGAGGCATTGATATAAAAGGTGTCAGCCATGTTATCAACTATGAGCTTCCGGATGATCTCGATTTCTATGTTCACCGTGTAGGCAGAACGGCTCGCGCAGGCTCATCAGGGCAGGCAATGACCATTTATGAGCTTTCTGATGAGGATTCATTAGCCAGACTTGAGAAAATGGGCATCGAATTTGATTATTTAGAGCTTGAAAAAGGCGAGTGGAAAAAAGGCGATGACCGCCAGCGCCGCAAAAAGCGTAAAAAAACGCCGAACGAAGCGGATGAAATTGCACATCGTCTCGTGAAAAAGCCGAAGAAGGTTAAGCCTGGATATAAAAAGAAAATGAGCTACGAGATGGAGAAAATCAAGAAAAAACAGAGAAGAAACCAATCTAAGAAAAGAAAGTAG
- a CDS encoding YqfQ family protein, whose amino-acid sequence MFSPQQPMRNYPQPGPPRPMPNQRMMGIRPPNMRRPSFGPQQQGFQQTGQFLPQANAGARNGAGGGLKGMLSKFLPGGGGAGGAGAPGAGAAASGGAGLQSLQGIQNIANPASLSSMLGNVQKVLGMAQQVTPMIQQYGPLVRNLPAMMKLYSQLSKSDDAESSEENENQTESEETSETENDAEAKTSEGNKKSNPKSSSLPEKSKTSDSKEQKSKTTAPKKNEAASSSRKRTSGSSKPRLYI is encoded by the coding sequence ATGTTTTCACCGCAGCAGCCGATGAGAAATTATCCGCAGCCCGGACCGCCCCGCCCCATGCCAAATCAGCGAATGATGGGCATAAGACCGCCTAATATGCGGAGACCTTCATTTGGACCGCAGCAGCAAGGTTTCCAGCAAACCGGACAATTCCTTCCTCAGGCAAATGCCGGAGCGAGAAATGGCGCGGGCGGGGGCTTAAAAGGAATGCTGTCCAAGTTCTTACCCGGCGGAGGAGGCGCGGGCGGCGCCGGAGCTCCAGGAGCAGGCGCAGCAGCGAGCGGAGGAGCAGGTCTGCAAAGTCTGCAAGGCATTCAAAATATCGCCAATCCTGCATCTTTATCAAGTATGCTTGGGAATGTGCAAAAAGTGCTTGGCATGGCGCAGCAAGTCACCCCCATGATCCAGCAGTACGGTCCATTAGTCCGCAATCTGCCGGCAATGATGAAGCTGTACAGCCAATTAAGCAAAAGTGATGATGCAGAGAGCAGTGAGGAAAATGAAAATCAAACAGAGTCAGAAGAAACCTCAGAAACAGAGAACGATGCTGAAGCAAAAACCTCAGAAGGAAACAAAAAATCAAATCCAAAAAGTTCTTCTCTGCCCGAGAAATCAAAAACATCTGACAGTAAAGAACAAAAGTCAAAAACAACTGCCCCTAAAAAAAATGAAGCTGCCTCTTCTTCTCGGAAAAGAACATCAGGCAGTTCAAAGCCGAGATTATATATTTAA